The genomic segment TCTTCGCGTTGGCAAAAACATAAAACGCGCCCGTGGGCTCGACCGCGATGCCAAAGCCCAATTCGCGCAGCCGGGCGATCATGTATTGCCGACGCTGGTCGTAGATGGCCTTCATCCGCGCCACGTCGGCCCCGGCCTGGGTCAGGGCGGCCAGACCGGCCCACTGAGCGATGGAACTGGTGCACAGGAAAAAGTTCTGCTGCATGGTCTGCAGCCGGTTCATGTAGGCCCTGGGAGCGATGACGTAGCCAAGTCGCCAGCCGGTCATGGCGTACAGCTTGGAAAATCCGTTGAAGACAAAACAAGTGTCCGTGAATTCCAGGGCCGAATGCTCCCGGCCGGCGTAGACCAGACCGTGGTAGATCTCGTCGGAAAAAAGCGGCACGCCCAGTTCGGCCAAGGCGCGGTACACTTCCGGACTGACCAGGGTGCCCGTGGGGTTGGCCGGGGAATTGACCAGAATGCCGCGCACGTTCTCGCTCATGCGGGCCTTGACGTGCTCGATCCGGAACTGGAAGCCGTCCTCCTCGCGCACGGGCACGAAGTCCGGCACGGCGCCGGCGAAACGGATAAAGTTGGGATAGCAGGCGTAGCTCGGGTCCGAAAGC from the Deltaproteobacteria bacterium genome contains:
- a CDS encoding pyridoxal phosphate-dependent aminotransferase; translated protein: MNECRINPCCEELSSFKVMDVLERACALERQGKSIVHLEIGEPDFDTPECVKEAACKAIRDGRCQYTHSLGIIELREAICADYHARYGVEVHPDQILVTSGTSPSMLLVFSLLLHPGDRVLLSDPSYACYPNFIRFAGAVPDFVPVREEDGFQFRIEHVKARMSENVRGILVNSPANPTGTLVSPEVYRALAELGVPLFSDEIYHGLVYAGREHSALEFTDTCFVFNGFSKLYAMTGWRLGYVIAPRAYMNRLQTMQQNFFLCTSSIAQWAGLAALTQAGADVARMKAIYDQRRQYMIARLRELGFGIAVEPTGAFYVFANAKKYTSDSMRFTFDLLERAGVGVAPGVDFGPGGEGYIRFSYANSIENIEEGMRRLEQYLGGLK